A DNA window from Niabella yanshanensis contains the following coding sequences:
- a CDS encoding KUP/HAK/KT family potassium transporter: MKAHTNKATAAGLLIALGIIYGDIGTSPLYVFNAIIGNRQITEQLIVGTLSCIIWTLTLQTTIKYVILILRADNKGEGGTFALYALVRRRRKWLVIPAMIGGAALIADGIITPPMTITSAIEGLKILPALKEMPTKTIVWIVLGILAAFFFLQQFGTASIGKVFGPVMFIWFTMLAVFGALHISDDLTIFKALSPHYAIDFLITYPHGFWLLGAVFLCTTGAEALYSDLGHCGRENIRYSWIYVKACLLINYFGQGAFLLSHYNKLTVTDDIRQAVGINAFFNLMPEWFILPGVVIATTAAIIASQAMLSGAYTLISEAIRLNLWPKLRIRYPSEAKGQLFIPAVNTILFSGCVFVVLYFQKSSKMEAAYGLAIIVTMITTTILFANYMVLRRINKAFIYAFLIGFFIVETAYLVALLEKFSHGGYITLMIGGIMFLVMYVWFRARKIKNRYVEFVRMEHYISKIQELSNDKSVAKHATHLIYLTSADNPKEIEHKIIYSILNKKPKRADIYWFVHVDTVDDPYTSEYKVEHIIPNDIIRVDFRLGFRIQPRINLLFKKVVEDLVQNKEVNIMSRYESLASSNTVGDFQFMVMEKYLSLDNDLPFVEKMIMKLHFMIKHISLSEEKNFGLDLSNVTVEKFPLVVSPVTNVKLTRME, encoded by the coding sequence GTGAAAGCTCACACTAATAAAGCAACTGCGGCAGGACTGCTCATTGCTTTAGGTATTATTTACGGTGATATTGGAACATCTCCTTTATATGTATTTAACGCCATTATCGGCAACCGGCAAATTACTGAACAGCTGATAGTGGGTACACTTTCCTGTATTATCTGGACCCTGACGCTCCAAACTACTATCAAATATGTTATTTTGATTTTAAGGGCGGACAACAAGGGTGAAGGAGGGACCTTTGCTCTCTATGCATTGGTGAGACGACGACGAAAATGGCTGGTAATCCCTGCCATGATAGGAGGTGCGGCGCTTATAGCCGACGGTATCATTACGCCACCAATGACGATCACTTCTGCCATTGAGGGTTTAAAGATACTTCCGGCTTTGAAGGAAATGCCTACAAAAACGATTGTATGGATTGTATTAGGTATTCTGGCTGCCTTCTTTTTTCTGCAACAATTCGGAACGGCGTCTATTGGCAAAGTTTTTGGCCCTGTTATGTTCATTTGGTTCACGATGCTGGCCGTTTTCGGGGCTTTACATATTTCCGATGACCTTACTATTTTTAAGGCCCTAAGCCCCCATTACGCAATCGACTTTTTGATCACTTACCCCCACGGGTTTTGGCTTTTGGGGGCGGTTTTCTTATGTACTACCGGTGCCGAAGCGCTTTACAGTGACCTCGGGCACTGCGGCAGGGAGAATATACGTTATTCCTGGATTTATGTAAAAGCCTGTTTACTGATCAATTATTTCGGGCAGGGCGCATTTTTACTTTCGCACTATAATAAGCTGACGGTAACAGATGACATCAGGCAGGCGGTTGGTATTAATGCCTTTTTTAATCTTATGCCTGAGTGGTTCATTCTTCCGGGGGTTGTTATAGCCACCACGGCCGCCATTATAGCAAGCCAGGCTATGCTTTCGGGGGCTTACACGCTGATCAGTGAAGCCATCCGCCTGAACCTGTGGCCTAAATTACGCATCCGGTACCCGTCGGAAGCAAAAGGACAATTGTTTATACCGGCCGTAAATACCATTTTATTCAGTGGTTGTGTTTTTGTAGTGCTGTATTTTCAGAAATCCTCGAAAATGGAAGCAGCTTATGGGTTGGCTATTATCGTAACTATGATCACTACCACCATTCTTTTTGCCAACTATATGGTATTAAGAAGGATCAATAAAGCATTTATATATGCATTTTTGATTGGCTTTTTTATAGTGGAAACAGCTTACCTGGTTGCTTTGCTTGAGAAATTTTCCCACGGTGGTTATATTACTTTAATGATTGGAGGAATCATGTTCCTGGTCATGTACGTTTGGTTCAGAGCCAGGAAGATCAAGAACCGGTATGTGGAATTTGTGCGGATGGAGCATTACATTTCAAAAATCCAGGAGTTAAGTAATGATAAAAGTGTAGCCAAGCATGCCACCCACCTTATTTACCTCACCAGTGCGGATAATCCAAAGGAAATTGAGCATAAGATCATCTATTCTATTTTAAATAAAAAACCAAAAAGAGCTGATATTTACTGGTTTGTGCATGTAGATACCGTTGATGACCCTTATACATCGGAGTATAAAGTTGAACATATTATACCTAATGATATCATTCGTGTTGATTTCAGGCTGGGATTCAGAATACAGCCCCGCATCAATTTGCTGTTCAAAAAAGTGGTAGAAGACCTGGTACAGAATAAGGAAGTAAATATTATGAGCCGGTACGAAAGTTTGGCGAGCAGTAATACTGTGGGTGATTTTCAGTTTATGGTAATGGAAAAATACCTGAGTCTGGATAATGACCTGCCCTTTGTTGAGAAGATGATTATGAAACTGCATTTCATGATCAAGCATATCAGCCTGTCTGAAGAAAAAAATTTCGGGCTCGATTTATCTAATGTTACGGTAGAAAAATTCCCGCTGGTAGTATCCCCGGTAACCAATGTTAAGTTGACCCGGATGGAATAG
- the recJ gene encoding single-stranded-DNA-specific exonuclease RecJ codes for MTKRWNILESDTNEVSFLQGELKINATLCRILVQRGIKNFEQAKDYFRPQLSHLHNPWQMKDMAKAVNRIIKAFDGNEKILVFGDYDVDGTTSVASMYSFIRKLHSEVAFYIPHRYKEGYGVSKAGIDFAKENNFSLIIALDCGIKSVDLINYANTLGIDFIVCDHHLPDEIIPDAIAILNPKQKDCDYPFKDLCGCGVGFKLMCALCEQMGIPLENALDYLDLVATAIAADIVPMNGENRVLAFYGLIKANENPNLGIKALATLGGAKQPLHINDLVFMIAPRVNAAGRMDDASKAVRLFIAATQEEALYYAEQLHNDNTDRKEADTDITAEALTLISENQLWVERRSTVVYQPHWHKGVVGIVASRLIEHHYKPTVVLTESGHYAAGSARSVPGFNLYEAIHACREFLLAYGGHFAAAGLTLEKHNVDLFRAKFEEVVSATIREEHLVPEIVINSVISFKEITTSFYNILRQMEPFGPENMTPVFIARNVVDTGYSKIVKENHLRLVVKQEDLTFTGIGFNMADKLGIVKDRHPFDLVFKIDENDWNGQKTLQLRIEDIKASEA; via the coding sequence GTGACCAAACGCTGGAATATACTGGAATCCGATACGAATGAAGTATCATTTTTACAGGGCGAACTTAAAATAAATGCCACCCTTTGCCGCATCCTGGTGCAAAGAGGTATAAAGAATTTTGAGCAGGCGAAAGATTATTTCAGGCCGCAACTTTCTCACTTACATAATCCATGGCAGATGAAGGATATGGCGAAGGCCGTAAACCGGATTATAAAAGCATTTGACGGAAATGAGAAAATATTGGTATTTGGGGATTATGATGTAGATGGCACCACCTCAGTAGCCAGTATGTATAGTTTTATCAGAAAACTGCATAGCGAGGTTGCCTTTTATATCCCACACCGCTATAAAGAAGGCTATGGTGTCAGCAAAGCAGGGATAGATTTCGCAAAAGAAAATAATTTTTCCTTGATTATTGCGCTGGATTGTGGAATCAAGTCGGTAGACCTGATCAATTACGCCAACACCCTTGGCATTGATTTTATTGTCTGCGATCATCACCTTCCTGACGAAATAATTCCTGATGCCATTGCTATATTAAACCCGAAGCAGAAAGACTGCGATTATCCTTTTAAGGATCTATGTGGTTGCGGTGTTGGATTTAAGTTAATGTGTGCCTTGTGCGAACAAATGGGTATCCCGCTGGAAAATGCATTGGATTATCTCGACCTGGTTGCCACTGCAATAGCAGCAGACATTGTACCTATGAACGGAGAAAACCGGGTACTGGCATTTTATGGATTAATAAAAGCCAACGAAAACCCTAACCTGGGCATCAAAGCGCTGGCTACTTTAGGTGGCGCAAAACAACCATTACATATTAATGACCTTGTCTTTATGATCGCTCCCCGGGTCAATGCCGCGGGGCGAATGGACGACGCCAGCAAAGCAGTAAGGCTTTTCATAGCTGCCACACAAGAGGAGGCCTTATACTATGCAGAACAATTGCATAATGATAATACGGATCGTAAAGAAGCGGATACTGATATAACCGCAGAGGCCTTAACCCTAATTTCGGAAAATCAACTCTGGGTTGAAAGACGATCTACTGTTGTATATCAACCGCATTGGCATAAAGGCGTTGTAGGTATTGTAGCCTCGCGGCTGATTGAACACCATTATAAACCTACAGTGGTGCTAACAGAGAGTGGCCATTATGCGGCCGGAAGCGCGAGAAGTGTTCCGGGCTTCAATCTGTATGAGGCCATTCATGCCTGCAGAGAGTTCCTGCTTGCTTATGGAGGACATTTTGCTGCAGCCGGCCTAACACTTGAGAAGCACAATGTTGACCTTTTCAGGGCTAAGTTTGAAGAAGTAGTGTCAGCCACAATCAGAGAAGAGCATCTGGTCCCCGAAATCGTCATAAATTCTGTTATTTCTTTTAAAGAAATAACAACATCTTTCTACAATATACTGCGTCAGATGGAGCCCTTTGGACCGGAAAACATGACACCTGTTTTTATAGCCCGTAACGTTGTTGATACTGGCTATAGCAAAATAGTTAAAGAAAATCATCTCCGTCTGGTTGTAAAACAAGAAGACCTGACTTTCACAGGAATAGGTTTTAATATGGCCGATAAGCTGGGCATTGTCAAAGATCGCCACCCCTTCGACCTTGTGTTTAAAATCGACGAAAACGATTGGAATGGTCAAAAAACACTGCAACTACGTATAGAAGATATCAAAGCTTCTGAAGCCTGA
- a CDS encoding polyprenyl synthetase family protein, translating to MNLPVSLIKNELESFEERFKTAVKSSTPLLNSILRYIVKRKGKQMRPMFVFLSAKLLGTPTEATYRAASLVEILHTATLVHDDVVDDSIERRGFFSVYALWKNKASVLVGDYLLAKGLILSLENHDYRILHILTDAVKKMSEGELLQLEKARNLNLREDIYYEIIKNKTASLLASACSAGAWSATQNDEDAEKMRLFGEKTGVAFQIKDDLFDYASEDVGKPTGNDIKEKKMTLPLIYTLNNTDKSTRQKVISIVKNNNNDKQKVGWVLDVVKNTGGIQYATEKMYEYKKEALDILMQFPDNEYRQGLKDLVDYVTERKY from the coding sequence ATGAATTTACCTGTTTCTTTAATAAAAAATGAATTAGAGAGTTTTGAAGAACGTTTTAAGACAGCGGTTAAAAGCTCCACCCCCCTCCTTAATAGTATATTAAGATATATTGTGAAGAGAAAGGGAAAACAAATGCGGCCTATGTTTGTTTTTCTATCTGCCAAACTGCTTGGAACGCCTACTGAAGCCACTTACCGGGCAGCGTCATTGGTTGAAATACTGCATACTGCTACACTGGTTCATGACGATGTAGTCGACGATTCGATCGAAAGACGGGGTTTTTTCTCAGTATATGCCCTTTGGAAAAATAAAGCATCGGTGCTGGTAGGTGATTATCTTTTAGCAAAGGGGCTGATTCTTTCACTTGAAAATCATGATTATAGAATTCTCCATATTCTTACCGATGCCGTAAAAAAAATGAGTGAAGGTGAATTATTACAGTTGGAGAAAGCCCGCAACCTGAACTTGAGAGAGGACATTTATTACGAAATCATCAAAAACAAAACGGCTTCTTTGCTGGCTTCAGCATGCAGCGCAGGCGCCTGGTCGGCCACTCAAAATGACGAAGACGCCGAAAAGATGAGGTTGTTTGGAGAAAAAACGGGTGTCGCCTTTCAGATCAAGGATGATCTTTTTGATTATGCCAGCGAAGATGTGGGTAAACCTACGGGAAATGATATCAAAGAAAAGAAAATGACCTTACCGCTGATTTATACGCTTAATAATACCGACAAATCAACCCGCCAGAAAGTAATCAGCATCGTAAAAAACAATAACAACGACAAGCAAAAAGTGGGTTGGGTATTAGATGTGGTAAAAAATACAGGTGGAATACAGTACGCTACAGAAAAAATGTATGAATACAAAAAAGAAGCGCTCGACATACTAATGCAATTTCCTGACAACGAATATCGCCAGGGTTTAAAAGACCTGGTTGATTATGTAACAGAAAGAAAATATTAG
- a CDS encoding OmpA family protein, which yields MTSKKYQLLAGLSCLVASTGFAQVSPSHPYTAPHPVYGTFSVTDSNYYNSKQLAQHNEFMVGNYDYPAKPKDMWEIGIKGGSFSIPFADVDARFGRSFGFGGHIRKSLGHVMSLRLEYVYGVAQGLNWRPSTGYTAEGTNTPWAGYGGDQVYYNYKTKAQDLSLQALFNLGNIRFYKNQTGATIYALAGVGVNTYRTSVNALNGNSAYNFPGAQGTYDNRKDQLDALKDLLDDSYESQATIDPSKKWTKTFAGYITPSATVGAGIAFRLSSRVNLAIEDRLIFNGSDMLDGVRFDESRTLSPDKDVFNYLSLGLNFNLGSSAKRVEPLYWLNPLNYAYGELRRVPEIILPDADGDGVTDQFDQEQTPAGCPVDTHGVSRDTDGDGVPDCKDKELITPTYCQPVDADGVGKCPCPEGCAPAQSDCAASLGALPSIHFAANSNKLSDDAAATLATVASKLKANPNCKVVVVGYCAATKRQQQLSWDHVNKVISHLVEKEGVSSDRFIFSSGQEGGDCDAVDIRAAAPGEDGPNTIAPPHPNLRKN from the coding sequence ATGACAAGCAAAAAGTACCAATTACTAGCAGGCCTTAGTTGCCTGGTTGCGTCAACAGGCTTCGCCCAGGTGAGCCCGTCGCACCCTTATACCGCACCACACCCGGTATATGGCACTTTCTCTGTTACAGATTCAAATTATTACAACAGCAAACAACTGGCTCAGCACAATGAGTTTATGGTTGGAAACTACGACTATCCTGCAAAACCAAAAGATATGTGGGAAATAGGTATTAAAGGTGGTTCCTTCTCTATACCTTTTGCTGATGTTGATGCAAGATTCGGAAGATCTTTCGGTTTTGGCGGACATATCCGTAAATCTTTAGGACACGTAATGTCTTTAAGACTGGAATACGTTTACGGTGTTGCCCAGGGCTTAAACTGGAGACCTTCTACAGGTTATACAGCTGAAGGTACTAATACGCCTTGGGCTGGTTATGGCGGCGACCAGGTTTACTACAATTATAAAACAAAAGCTCAGGATCTTTCCTTGCAGGCTTTGTTTAACTTAGGTAACATCCGTTTCTACAAAAATCAAACTGGTGCAACTATTTATGCATTGGCAGGTGTGGGCGTTAACACATACAGAACAAGCGTAAACGCTTTAAACGGCAATAGTGCTTACAATTTCCCTGGTGCACAAGGCACTTATGATAACCGCAAAGATCAGTTAGATGCCTTAAAAGATCTGTTAGATGATTCTTACGAAAGCCAGGCGACTATTGATCCTTCCAAAAAATGGACTAAAACTTTTGCAGGATATATCACTCCTTCTGCTACAGTAGGTGCTGGTATCGCTTTCCGTCTTTCTTCTCGTGTTAACCTGGCTATTGAAGATCGCCTGATCTTTAACGGCTCTGATATGTTGGATGGTGTACGTTTTGATGAAAGCAGAACTTTATCTCCAGACAAAGACGTATTTAACTACCTTTCTTTAGGTCTGAACTTTAATTTGGGTAGCTCTGCAAAAAGAGTTGAGCCTCTTTACTGGTTAAACCCATTGAACTATGCTTACGGTGAATTACGCAGAGTACCTGAAATCATTCTTCCGGATGCTGATGGCGATGGTGTAACTGATCAGTTCGATCAGGAGCAAACACCTGCTGGTTGCCCAGTTGATACTCATGGTGTTAGCCGCGATACAGATGGTGACGGTGTACCTGATTGTAAAGATAAAGAGTTGATCACTCCAACATATTGCCAGCCGGTTGATGCTGATGGCGTAGGTAAATGTCCTTGTCCGGAAGGTTGCGCTCCTGCTCAAAGCGATTGCGCTGCTTCTCTAGGAGCTTTACCAAGCATTCACTTTGCTGCAAACTCTAACAAACTTTCTGACGATGCAGCTGCTACTTTAGCAACTGTAGCTTCTAAACTGAAAGCAAACCCCAACTGTAAAGTAGTAGTAGTAGGTTACTGTGCAGCTACTAAACGTCAGCAGCAATTAAGCTGGGATCACGTGAATAAAGTGATTTCTCACTTGGTTGAAAAAGAAGGCGTAAGCAGCGACAGATTTATCTTCAGCTCAGGCCAGGAAGGTGGTGATTGTGATGCAGTTGACATCCGTGCGGCTGCTCCAGGTGAAGATGGTCCTAATACTATCGCTCCTCCACACCCAAATCTTCGCAAAAACTAA
- a CDS encoding hemolysin family protein, protein MEILIIALLILLNGVFSMAEIALVSARKARLEAQANKGDKKAKDALALANHPDHFLSTVQIGITLIGILTGIYSGDKITGDIELFVTQFPSLAPYSKGIATTVVVILITYFSLVFGELIPKRIGLSSPEKIAKFVAGPMRIVSWITFPFIWLLTQSTRLITKIFNVKSDDSQVTEEEIKAIINEGTEQGTLEETEQEIIERVFHLSDRNITSLMTHRSDIVWFSTTDTEETIREKILKEPHSIYPICEGEIDNIKGVISLKDLYTNNDNIPFENLMRPALFVPDNNTAFKVMEKFKESQLHSCFIVDEYGSVLGMITLKDILEAIIGDMPQHDDDEYEVIRRDDGTFLVDGQLPFYDFLSYFDKTDWMNEGEQEFDTIAGFILHKLKRIPIASDKMEWNGFDFEIMDMDGHRIDKVLVKISDTIREEMED, encoded by the coding sequence ATGGAAATACTCATAATCGCCCTACTTATTTTATTAAACGGGGTTTTCTCTATGGCTGAAATAGCTCTTGTGTCGGCCCGTAAGGCCAGGCTGGAAGCCCAGGCTAATAAAGGCGATAAAAAAGCAAAAGATGCACTCGCCCTGGCAAACCACCCCGACCATTTTCTTTCTACTGTACAAATCGGCATTACGCTGATTGGCATTTTAACCGGTATTTACTCCGGGGACAAAATAACCGGCGATATAGAGCTCTTTGTAACACAATTTCCTTCGCTAGCACCCTACAGTAAAGGGATCGCAACCACCGTGGTAGTTATTTTAATCACCTATTTCTCATTGGTTTTTGGAGAATTGATTCCTAAAAGGATCGGCTTATCATCGCCTGAAAAAATCGCAAAATTTGTAGCGGGGCCGATGCGTATAGTAAGCTGGATCACCTTCCCTTTTATTTGGTTATTAACGCAGTCTACCAGGCTAATTACCAAAATTTTTAACGTAAAATCGGATGACTCCCAGGTTACGGAAGAAGAAATAAAAGCAATTATCAATGAAGGAACCGAGCAAGGTACTTTAGAGGAAACAGAACAGGAGATCATTGAACGGGTTTTCCACCTGAGTGACCGGAATATCACTTCCCTAATGACGCACAGAAGTGATATTGTATGGTTTAGCACCACCGATACAGAAGAAACGATCAGGGAAAAGATTTTAAAAGAGCCTCATTCAATATATCCCATTTGTGAGGGAGAAATAGACAATATAAAGGGCGTCATTTCTTTAAAAGATTTGTACACCAATAACGATAATATACCTTTCGAAAACCTGATGCGGCCGGCACTTTTCGTACCGGACAACAATACGGCGTTCAAGGTAATGGAGAAGTTTAAAGAGTCGCAACTGCACTCCTGCTTTATTGTTGACGAGTACGGTAGTGTATTGGGTATGATCACGCTGAAAGACATCCTGGAAGCTATTATAGGGGATATGCCACAACACGACGACGACGAATATGAAGTGATCAGAAGAGATGATGGAACTTTCTTAGTAGATGGTCAGCTTCCGTTTTATGATTTCCTTTCCTACTTTGATAAGACAGATTGGATGAATGAAGGAGAGCAGGAATTTGACACTATTGCGGGCTTTATCTTACACAAACTAAAACGCATCCCGATCGCTTCCGACAAAATGGAGTGGAATGGCTTTGACTTTGAAATAATGGATATGGATGGCCACAGGATAGATAAAGTGTTGGTAAAAATAAGTGACACCATAAGAGAAGAAATGGAAGATTAA
- a CDS encoding phosphatase PAP2 family protein gives MDIPGYIPLPDWFVSADRWLFEWINIKLANALFDSFMPVMRNAFTWGPLYLFIVAFTVINFKRNGWWWLALVLATAACTDIVGARIFKEGFERLRPCNDPEMIGHVRMVLGRCSGGFSFVSNHAINHFGIAAFFFVTFKSFFRYAWALFVWAGIIGFAQVYVGVHYPFDVLGGTLLGLLIGSLSGNLFNKKFGFPIFDKQSTLN, from the coding sequence ATGGATATACCTGGTTATATTCCCTTACCGGATTGGTTTGTTAGTGCTGACCGCTGGTTATTTGAATGGATCAATATAAAATTGGCGAACGCCCTCTTCGATAGCTTTATGCCTGTTATGCGTAATGCATTTACCTGGGGTCCCCTCTATCTTTTCATTGTAGCTTTTACGGTAATCAATTTCAAAAGAAACGGTTGGTGGTGGCTGGCGCTGGTACTGGCTACTGCCGCCTGCACTGATATTGTAGGTGCCCGCATCTTCAAAGAGGGCTTTGAGCGCTTAAGACCGTGTAATGACCCTGAGATGATTGGACATGTACGAATGGTTTTGGGCAGATGTAGCGGTGGCTTTAGTTTTGTATCTAACCACGCTATCAACCATTTTGGTATTGCCGCCTTCTTTTTTGTAACTTTCAAGAGCTTCTTCCGCTATGCGTGGGCCCTTTTTGTTTGGGCGGGCATCATTGGGTTCGCCCAGGTCTATGTCGGTGTTCACTATCCTTTCGATGTTCTAGGCGGTACGCTGCTGGGACTTCTTATTGGCTCACTATCTGGTAATTTATTCAACAAAAAATTCGGATTTCCCATATTCGATAAGCAATCAACTTTAAATTAA